A single region of the Streptomyces sp. NBC_01803 genome encodes:
- a CDS encoding VOC family protein has protein sequence MFKNTKAFSGFSVDDIRAAKRFYGETLDIDVSEENGLLILRLAGDRDHLIYPKPDHTPPTCTLLNFPVDDIELAVDRLTERGVVLERYEGADEKGIHRGHGGPPIAWFRDPAGNYLSVLQES, from the coding sequence GTGTTCAAGAACACCAAGGCGTTCAGCGGATTCTCCGTGGACGACATCCGGGCGGCCAAGCGGTTCTACGGCGAGACCCTCGACATCGACGTCTCCGAGGAGAACGGGCTGCTCATCCTGCGCCTCGCGGGAGACCGCGACCACCTGATCTACCCCAAGCCGGACCACACCCCGCCCACCTGCACCCTGCTCAACTTCCCGGTGGACGACATCGAATTGGCCGTCGACCGGCTCACGGAGCGCGGCGTGGTCCTCGAACGCTACGAGGGCGCCGACGAGAAGGGCATCCACCGAGGTCACGGCGGCCCACCGATCGCCTGGTTCCGCGACCCGGCGGGGAACTATCTCTCGGTCCTCCAGGAATCCTGA
- a CDS encoding ABC transporter ATP-binding protein: MVGQAARDGGWIRRLTGYCWRYRRNLLLSIGASLVGMGVMGLMPLIVKVVIDDVVIGEKGGLGLWIGLLIAAAVVVYALTFIRRYYGGRLGIDVQHDLRTEMFRTITRLDGRRQDQLSTGQVVGRATSDLQLIQGLLFMMPMTIGNLMLFVVSLVVMAVLSPPLTLVALAVAPALWFVADRSRTRLFPATWVAQNQAGAVASVVDGAITGVRVVKGFGQEEQETGKLRAAGRRLFGARMRTVRLSARYTPVLQAVPSLGQVAMLALGGWMATRGQITLGTFVAFSTYLAQLVGPVRMLTVILTVGQQARAGVERVLELIDTEPEIREAPDAHALPADAPATVEFDRVSFGYGAGRPVLRELSLRIDPGETLAVVGTSGSGKSTVSLLLPRFYDPDGGAVRIGGEDVRTLTYDSLRSAIGLVPEDSFLFSDTIRANLAYGHPEATEERVRAAARAAQADGFISDLPAGYDTVIGEQGLTLSGGQRQRVALARAILTDPRLLILDDATSAVDARVEHEIHGALRSVMAGRTTLLIAHRQSTLQLADRIAVLDAGRLVDTGTHEELVARCEPYRRLLADPGELGGVERDPAGLAADEDARGDAHGAEDDDAAGLWGVGEGEGEEGEEGEEGEKEEKEEKEDPAAGATPELLARVAALPPADDAPDVDEERAARPETSYGLRRLLGGLRRPLLLALLLVVADAVASLLLPVLIRHGIDQGVQRDALGAVWVASGLALAVVLTQWAAQYGAIRAVGRTGERALYSLRVKIFAHLQRLGLDYFERELTGRVMTRMTTDVDALTTFLQTGLTQALVAVLTFFGIMGVLVVIDGQLALVVLATLVPLVVGTVFFRRLSVRAYELARERVSGVNADLQESVAGLRMVQAFRRERDGYERFTARSDGYRQARVHGQWLISVYFPFVQLLATLATAGVLIVGAGRVGDGSLTAGALVAYLLYIELFFAPVQQLSQVFDGYQQAVVSLRRIQELLREPTSTPAPAAPVAVRSLRGELEFDGVRFAYRGEEGAEEEALSGITLRIPAGQTVAFVGETGAGKSTLVKLVARFYDPTAGAVRVDGTDLRELDLAGYRHRLGVVPQEPYLFPGTVRDAIAYGRPDATDAEVVAAARAVGAHRMIAALEGGYRYRVGERGRNLSAGQRQLVALARAELVKPDVLLLDEATAALDLATEALVNQATDRLAGSRTTLVVAHRLTTAARADRVVVLDHGRVVEDGTHAGLVAADGRYAELWRTYVGEPTTVGG; this comes from the coding sequence GTGGTGGGACAGGCGGCGCGAGACGGTGGTTGGATACGGCGGCTGACCGGCTACTGCTGGCGGTACCGCCGCAACCTGCTCCTCTCGATCGGTGCCTCGCTCGTCGGCATGGGTGTCATGGGCCTGATGCCGCTGATCGTCAAGGTCGTCATCGACGACGTCGTGATCGGTGAGAAGGGCGGCCTCGGGCTCTGGATCGGGCTGCTGATCGCGGCGGCTGTCGTCGTGTACGCGCTCACGTTCATCCGCCGCTACTACGGGGGCCGGCTCGGCATCGACGTGCAGCACGACCTGCGGACCGAGATGTTCCGCACCATCACCCGCCTCGACGGGCGGCGGCAGGACCAGCTCAGCACCGGGCAGGTCGTCGGGCGGGCGACGAGCGACCTCCAGCTCATCCAGGGGCTGCTCTTCATGATGCCGATGACCATCGGCAACCTGATGCTCTTCGTCGTCTCGCTCGTGGTGATGGCGGTGCTGTCGCCGCCGCTCACGCTGGTCGCGCTGGCCGTGGCGCCGGCCCTCTGGTTCGTCGCCGACCGCAGCCGCACCCGGCTCTTCCCCGCCACCTGGGTCGCGCAGAACCAGGCGGGCGCCGTCGCGAGCGTCGTGGACGGCGCGATCACCGGCGTGCGCGTCGTGAAGGGCTTCGGGCAGGAGGAGCAGGAGACCGGCAAGCTGCGCGCGGCCGGGCGGCGGCTGTTCGGTGCCCGGATGCGGACCGTGCGGCTGTCGGCCCGCTACACGCCCGTGCTCCAGGCCGTGCCCTCCCTGGGGCAGGTCGCGATGCTGGCGCTCGGCGGCTGGATGGCCACCCGGGGGCAGATCACGCTCGGCACCTTCGTGGCGTTCTCCACCTACCTCGCCCAGCTCGTCGGCCCGGTCCGGATGCTCACCGTCATCCTCACCGTGGGGCAGCAGGCCCGCGCGGGCGTCGAGCGGGTGCTCGAACTCATCGACACCGAGCCCGAGATACGCGAGGCCCCGGACGCGCACGCGCTGCCCGCCGACGCCCCGGCCACCGTCGAGTTCGACCGGGTCAGCTTCGGGTACGGCGCGGGCCGGCCCGTGCTGCGGGAGCTGTCGCTGCGCATCGACCCGGGCGAGACCCTGGCCGTGGTGGGCACCTCGGGCAGCGGCAAGTCCACCGTCTCGCTGCTGCTGCCGCGCTTCTACGATCCGGACGGTGGTGCCGTCCGGATCGGCGGCGAGGACGTGCGGACGCTGACGTACGACTCGCTGCGGTCCGCGATCGGGCTGGTGCCCGAGGACAGCTTCCTCTTCTCCGACACCATCCGCGCCAACCTGGCCTACGGGCACCCCGAGGCGACCGAGGAGCGCGTCCGGGCCGCCGCGCGGGCGGCGCAGGCCGACGGGTTCATCAGCGACCTGCCCGCCGGCTACGACACCGTGATCGGGGAGCAGGGCCTCACCCTCTCCGGCGGGCAGCGGCAGCGCGTCGCCCTGGCCCGCGCGATCCTCACCGACCCCCGGCTGCTGATCCTGGACGACGCGACCTCGGCCGTGGACGCGCGGGTCGAGCACGAGATCCACGGCGCGCTGCGGTCGGTGATGGCCGGGCGGACCACGCTGCTGATCGCCCACCGGCAGTCGACGCTCCAGCTCGCGGACCGGATCGCCGTGCTGGACGCCGGGCGGCTGGTGGACACCGGCACGCACGAGGAGCTGGTGGCGCGCTGCGAGCCGTACCGGCGGCTGCTGGCCGATCCGGGTGAGTTGGGCGGGGTCGAGCGGGACCCGGCCGGGCTCGCGGCGGACGAGGACGCGCGCGGCGACGCGCACGGGGCCGAGGACGACGACGCGGCCGGGCTGTGGGGCGTGGGAGAGGGGGAAGGCGAAGAAGGGGAAGAAGGCGAAGAAGGGGAGAAAGAGGAGAAAGAGGAGAAAGAGGACCCGGCGGCGGGCGCCACGCCCGAGCTGCTGGCGCGGGTCGCCGCGCTGCCGCCGGCGGACGACGCGCCGGACGTGGACGAGGAACGGGCCGCCCGCCCCGAGACCAGCTACGGGCTGCGCCGGCTGCTCGGCGGGCTGCGCCGGCCATTGCTGCTGGCGCTGCTGCTGGTCGTGGCGGACGCGGTGGCCTCGCTCCTGCTGCCGGTCCTGATCCGGCACGGCATCGACCAGGGCGTGCAGCGCGACGCGCTGGGCGCGGTGTGGGTGGCGTCCGGGCTGGCGCTGGCCGTGGTGCTGACGCAGTGGGCCGCGCAGTACGGCGCGATCCGGGCGGTGGGCCGGACGGGCGAACGGGCGCTGTACTCGCTGCGCGTGAAGATCTTCGCCCACCTCCAGCGGCTGGGCCTGGACTACTTCGAGCGCGAGTTGACCGGTCGTGTGATGACGCGGATGACGACGGACGTGGACGCGCTCACCACGTTCCTCCAGACCGGGCTGACGCAGGCGCTGGTCGCGGTGCTGACGTTCTTCGGGATCATGGGCGTGCTCGTCGTCATCGACGGGCAGCTCGCGCTGGTCGTGCTGGCCACGCTGGTGCCGCTGGTGGTCGGCACGGTCTTCTTCCGGCGGCTCAGCGTCCGCGCCTACGAACTGGCGCGGGAGCGCGTCAGCGGCGTCAACGCCGATCTGCAGGAGTCGGTGGCCGGGCTGCGGATGGTGCAGGCGTTCCGGCGGGAGCGGGACGGGTACGAGCGCTTCACCGCCCGGTCGGACGGTTATCGGCAGGCGCGGGTGCACGGGCAGTGGCTGATCTCGGTGTACTTCCCGTTCGTCCAGCTCCTGGCCACCCTCGCCACGGCCGGGGTGCTGATCGTCGGGGCCGGGCGGGTCGGGGACGGGTCGCTGACGGCGGGCGCGCTGGTGGCGTATCTGCTGTACATCGAGCTGTTCTTCGCGCCGGTCCAGCAGCTCTCGCAGGTCTTCGACGGCTACCAGCAGGCGGTCGTCTCGCTGCGCCGCATCCAGGAGCTGCTGCGCGAGCCGACGAGCACGCCGGCGCCGGCCGCTCCGGTGGCGGTCCGTTCGCTGCGCGGGGAGCTGGAGTTCGACGGGGTGCGCTTCGCCTACCGGGGCGAGGAGGGCGCGGAGGAGGAGGCGTTGTCCGGGATCACGCTGCGGATTCCGGCCGGGCAGACGGTCGCGTTCGTCGGGGAGACGGGCGCGGGCAAATCGACGCTGGTGAAGCTGGTGGCCCGCTTCTACGATCCGACGGCGGGCGCGGTGCGGGTGGACGGCACGGATCTGCGCGAGCTGGACCTGGCCGGGTACCGGCACCGGCTGGGCGTGGTGCCGCAGGAGCCCTATCTCTTCCCGGGCACGGTTCGGGACGCGATCGCCTACGGGCGGCCGGACGCGACGGACGCCGAGGTCGTGGCGGCGGCGCGGGCGGTGGGCGCGCACCGGATGATCGCGGCGCTGGAGGGCGGGTACCGGTACCGGGTCGGCGAGCGCGGACGGAACCTCTCGGCGGGGCAGCGGCAGCTCGTCGCGCTGGCCCGGGCCGAGCTGGTGAAGCCGGACGTCCTGCTGCTGGACGAGGCGACGGCGGCGCTGGACCTGGCGACGGAGGCGCTGGTGAACCAGGCCACGGACCGGCTCGCGGGCAGCCGCACGACACTGGTCGTCGCCCACCGCCTGACGACGGCGGCGCGGGCGGACCGGGTGGTGGTGCTGGACCACGGCCGGGTGGTGGAGGACGGCACCCACGCCGGACTGGTGGCGGCGGACGGGCGTTACGCGGAGCTGTGGCGCACGTACGTGGGGGAGCCCACGACGGTGGGCGGTTGA
- a CDS encoding NUDIX hydrolase, with protein MSDSPAPLATGPLGMRLLAFERLPEDTGFTEAPVAYSLVALWHAGLLLMVHVRHRDCWELPGGSIDPGETAREAAVRELREETSHPIAPAALTFAGFAKTSLPTKRVLRGALYHAETAHPTAFEPNDEISAIHWWNLEDPLPYGRLQTVDSYLATLVRA; from the coding sequence ATGAGCGACTCCCCGGCCCCCCTGGCCACCGGCCCGCTGGGCATGCGGCTGCTGGCCTTCGAACGCCTCCCGGAGGACACCGGCTTCACCGAGGCACCCGTCGCCTACAGCCTGGTGGCGCTGTGGCACGCGGGTCTGCTCCTCATGGTCCATGTCCGCCACCGGGACTGCTGGGAGCTGCCCGGCGGTTCGATCGACCCGGGCGAGACGGCGCGCGAGGCGGCGGTCCGGGAGCTGCGCGAGGAGACGAGCCACCCCATCGCCCCGGCCGCCCTCACCTTCGCGGGCTTCGCCAAGACGTCCCTGCCCACCAAGCGCGTTTTGCGCGGCGCGCTCTACCACGCCGAGACGGCGCACCCCACCGCGTTCGAGCCCAACGACGAGATCTCCGCGATCCACTGGTGGAACCTGGAAGACCCGCTCCCGTACGGCCGGTTGCAGACCGTGGACAGCTATCTGGCCACTCTGGTCCGCGCCTGA
- a CDS encoding SRPBCC family protein, with translation MSATTTGYTVTRELDAPVAEVWDAWTLRERFAQWFGAPLPSVELDVRPGGAWRSTLVAPEGNEYPLTGTYPVVEPRRRLVTAMDIPGQDEPALMDMVLEELDGGRRTRLVIRQECRTAEECAEAEQGTLILLGSLTEFLAGER, from the coding sequence ATGAGCGCGACGACGACGGGCTACACCGTGACGCGGGAGCTGGACGCGCCGGTGGCGGAGGTGTGGGACGCCTGGACGCTGCGGGAGCGGTTCGCCCAGTGGTTCGGGGCGCCGCTGCCGTCCGTCGAGCTGGACGTGCGGCCGGGCGGGGCGTGGCGTTCGACGCTGGTGGCCCCGGAGGGGAACGAGTATCCGCTGACCGGCACCTACCCCGTGGTGGAGCCGCGCCGGCGGCTGGTGACCGCGATGGACATCCCGGGCCAGGACGAGCCGGCGCTGATGGACATGGTGCTGGAGGAGCTGGACGGCGGCCGGCGGACCCGGCTGGTGATCCGGCAGGAGTGCCGGACGGCCGAGGAGTGCGCCGAGGCCGAGCAGGGCACCCTCATCCTCCTGGGCAGCCTCACGGAGTTCCTCGCCGGCGAGCGGTGA
- a CDS encoding helix-turn-helix domain-containing protein encodes MREVVLVSDADSIDSRLAARLAELRGERGWSLDELAERSGVSRSTLSRLERAEISPTAALLGRLCSVYGRTMSRLLMEVEEEPPGLVRAARQAVWRDEEAGFVRRAVSPPHAGLRGEVIEGLLEPGAEVPYDRPPVPGLEHHVWVLAGGPLELRVGDDEHVLEPGDCLRFRLRGASRYRCPGPEPVRYAVVVVLP; translated from the coding sequence ATGAGAGAGGTCGTGCTGGTGTCCGACGCGGACTCCATCGATTCCCGGCTGGCCGCGCGGCTGGCCGAGCTGCGCGGGGAGCGCGGCTGGTCCCTGGACGAGCTGGCCGAACGCAGCGGCGTGAGCCGCTCGACGCTGTCCCGGCTGGAGCGGGCCGAGATCAGCCCCACCGCCGCGCTGCTCGGCAGGCTCTGCTCGGTGTACGGGCGGACGATGTCGCGGCTGCTGATGGAGGTCGAGGAGGAGCCGCCGGGCCTGGTGCGGGCCGCGCGGCAGGCGGTGTGGCGGGACGAGGAGGCGGGGTTCGTGCGGCGCGCGGTGTCCCCGCCGCACGCCGGGCTGCGCGGCGAGGTGATCGAAGGACTGCTGGAGCCGGGCGCCGAGGTGCCGTACGACCGGCCGCCGGTGCCCGGGCTCGAACACCACGTCTGGGTGCTCGCGGGCGGCCCGCTGGAGCTGCGGGTCGGGGACGACGAGCATGTGCTGGAGCCGGGGGACTGCTTGCGGTTCCGGCTCCGGGGGGCCTCGCGGTACCGCTGCCCCGGCCCGGAGCCCGTCCGGTACGCCGTCGTGGTGGTGCTGCCGTGA
- a CDS encoding GNAT family N-acetyltransferase produces MRIVRLGAGELPGLAELLVDAVENGASVGFLRPFTAGEAARWWAGHAAAVAEGRTAVWAAAEDGEEGEKGQKKEERKRWIGTVSLVFEPKPNGRHRAEIAKLLVSGAARRRGVARALLAVAERAAADAGVTLLLLDTQKDSGAEHLYRSAGWIKFGEVPGHAADPDGVLRPTSYYRKSLPAAVAPWAGEAELGDLLASYHRATQREKGEAELTDRYRKEIRDPAGAFAGDTVLVAWHGGAAVGCVVLTAPVAGEAELKRLWVDPAARGRGVASALTRAALARAEGAAVRLTVWGWRTGARALYERLGFAQVTSWDGRDGLVCMRRPGGPGGPGGALSGPASVPPV; encoded by the coding sequence GTGAGGATCGTACGGCTGGGAGCCGGGGAGCTGCCGGGGCTGGCCGAGCTGTTGGTGGACGCCGTGGAGAACGGGGCGTCCGTCGGTTTCCTGCGGCCGTTCACGGCCGGGGAGGCGGCGCGGTGGTGGGCCGGGCACGCGGCGGCCGTCGCGGAGGGGCGGACGGCGGTCTGGGCGGCGGCGGAGGACGGGGAGGAGGGGGAGAAGGGGCAGAAGAAGGAGGAGAGGAAGCGGTGGATCGGGACGGTCTCCCTCGTCTTCGAGCCCAAGCCCAACGGGCGGCACCGCGCGGAGATCGCCAAGCTGCTGGTGAGCGGCGCGGCGCGGCGGCGCGGCGTGGCCCGCGCGCTGCTCGCGGTGGCGGAACGGGCCGCCGCCGACGCCGGGGTGACGCTGCTGCTCCTGGACACCCAGAAGGACAGCGGCGCCGAGCACCTGTACCGGTCGGCGGGGTGGATCAAGTTCGGCGAGGTGCCCGGCCACGCGGCCGACCCGGACGGGGTCCTGCGGCCGACCAGCTACTACCGCAAGAGCCTGCCCGCCGCCGTCGCGCCGTGGGCGGGGGAGGCGGAGCTGGGGGACCTGCTGGCGAGCTACCACCGGGCGACCCAGCGGGAGAAGGGCGAGGCGGAGCTGACCGACCGGTATCGGAAGGAGATCCGCGATCCGGCGGGCGCGTTCGCCGGCGACACGGTGCTGGTGGCCTGGCACGGTGGCGCGGCCGTCGGGTGTGTGGTGCTGACGGCCCCGGTGGCGGGCGAGGCGGAGCTCAAGCGGCTGTGGGTGGACCCGGCGGCGCGCGGCCGGGGAGTGGCGTCGGCGTTGACGCGGGCCGCGCTGGCCCGCGCCGAGGGGGCGGCGGTCCGGCTGACGGTGTGGGGATGGCGGACGGGCGCCCGCGCCCTGTACGAGCGGCTGGGCTTCGCCCAGGTCACGTCCTGGGACGGCCGGGACGGGCTGGTGTGCATGCGCCGCCCCGGCGGCCCCGGCGGCCCCGGCGGCGCGCTCAGTGGGCCGGCTTCGGTCCCTCCGGTGTGA
- a CDS encoding BCCT family transporter, with the protein MHSSVETSRSGRPSPAEPRTDRVVFGVAAGLTLAFVLWGCVATDSLADASGEALDSVIHNVGWGFVLVSSGLVVFALWLAISRYGRVTLGEEGEEPEFRTVSWVAMMFSAGMGIGLMFYGVSEPLSHFDSPPPGTAPLDTGERMSTAMATTLFHWTIHPWAIYAVAGMAIAYSAFRRGRRQTISAVFTPLMGERRANGGAGRVIDILAIFATLFGSAASLGLGALQIGGGAEELGWVSDIATGVLVVIIAVLTSAFVLSAISGVDKGIQWLSNINMVLAALLASFLFLAGPTVLILDLIPTSIGSYADALPAMAARTEASGGEDIAGWLSGWTVFYWAWWISWTPFVGMFIARISRGRTIRQFVGGVILVPSTVSLLWFTIFGGTAMRLEADGAGITDEATAEGRLFTVLQDYPVAGLTTIVVMILVGIFFVSGADAASIVMGTLSQHGTLRPNHLAVVFWGVLTGAVAAVMLLIGGGGSSALDGLQNLTILAAVPFTLVLIGLCAALMRDLRHDTVIVRGEQAEEAVEMAVIAGHERYAGDFEIRVGPGTGALDITVTPEGPKPAH; encoded by the coding sequence ATGCACAGTTCGGTGGAGACGAGCCGATCCGGGCGGCCGTCGCCGGCGGAGCCACGGACCGACCGCGTCGTCTTCGGCGTCGCCGCCGGGCTGACGCTCGCCTTCGTGCTCTGGGGCTGCGTCGCCACCGACTCGCTCGCCGACGCCTCCGGGGAGGCGCTGGACAGCGTCATCCACAACGTGGGGTGGGGCTTCGTGCTCGTCTCGTCCGGGCTGGTGGTCTTCGCCCTCTGGCTGGCCATCAGCCGCTACGGGCGCGTCACCCTCGGGGAGGAGGGGGAGGAGCCGGAGTTCCGGACGGTGTCCTGGGTCGCCATGATGTTCAGCGCGGGCATGGGCATCGGCCTGATGTTCTACGGCGTGAGCGAGCCGCTCAGCCACTTCGACAGCCCACCGCCGGGCACCGCCCCGCTCGACACCGGGGAGCGGATGTCGACGGCGATGGCCACCACTCTCTTCCACTGGACCATCCACCCCTGGGCCATCTACGCCGTCGCCGGCATGGCCATCGCCTACAGCGCCTTCCGGCGCGGGCGCCGCCAGACCATCAGCGCCGTCTTCACCCCGCTGATGGGCGAACGGCGGGCCAACGGCGGCGCCGGCCGCGTCATCGACATCCTCGCCATCTTCGCCACGCTCTTCGGCTCCGCCGCCTCCCTCGGGCTCGGGGCCCTCCAGATCGGCGGCGGCGCCGAGGAGCTGGGCTGGGTGTCGGACATCGCGACCGGCGTCCTCGTCGTGATCATCGCGGTCCTGACATCGGCCTTCGTCCTGTCGGCCATCTCCGGCGTGGACAAAGGCATCCAGTGGCTGTCCAACATCAACATGGTGCTGGCCGCGCTGCTCGCCTCCTTCCTCTTCCTCGCGGGCCCGACCGTGCTGATCCTCGACCTGATCCCGACCTCGATCGGCTCCTACGCCGACGCCCTCCCCGCGATGGCGGCCCGCACCGAGGCCAGCGGCGGCGAGGACATCGCGGGCTGGCTCTCGGGCTGGACCGTCTTCTACTGGGCCTGGTGGATCTCCTGGACGCCGTTCGTCGGCATGTTCATCGCCCGCATCAGCCGGGGCCGGACGATCCGGCAGTTCGTCGGCGGCGTGATCCTGGTGCCGAGCACGGTCAGCCTGCTGTGGTTCACCATCTTCGGCGGCACGGCCATGCGCCTGGAGGCGGACGGCGCGGGCATCACCGATGAGGCCACCGCCGAGGGGCGGCTGTTCACGGTCCTCCAGGACTACCCCGTGGCCGGCCTGACGACCATCGTGGTGATGATCCTCGTCGGCATCTTCTTCGTCTCCGGAGCGGACGCGGCCTCGATCGTGATGGGCACGCTCTCGCAGCACGGCACCCTGCGGCCGAACCACCTCGCCGTCGTCTTCTGGGGCGTGCTCACCGGGGCGGTCGCCGCCGTCATGCTGCTGATCGGCGGCGGTGGGTCCAGCGCCCTGGACGGCCTTCAGAACCTGACCATCCTGGCCGCCGTGCCGTTCACCCTGGTCCTGATCGGCCTGTGCGCGGCCCTGATGCGCGACCTGCGTCACGACACGGTCATCGTGCGCGGCGAGCAGGCGGAGGAGGCCGTGGAGATGGCGGTCATCGCCGGACACGAGCGATACGCGGGCGACTTCGAGATCCGCGTCGGCCCCGGTACCGGCGCCCTCGACATCACGGTCACACCGGAGGGACCGAAGCCGGCCCACTGA
- a CDS encoding PEP/pyruvate-binding domain-containing protein codes for MHGEDIEVRDDGPRTITAGVTLPLTDPRAQRAALTGGKAASLAKAAGAKLPVLPGFVVLPPGTSHRGQDLREAWRQLSDDGNTPLIVRSSSAAEDTEESSMAGQFTSVLDVRGWDAFRGALHTVRASSEEPMAVLVQPMARSRVGGVLFGADPVAGRTDRLLISVVPGGPDSLVSGEQPGTEFRLTRHGRLLRTEPGDPADRLLHPAELHRLAALARKTRQVFGRPQDMEFGFDEQTDELWLFQSRPITAMAPRPARRARLLGPGPVAETLPGLLRPLEEDLWVVPMAHGLATALDLGGTAARHTLRTVPVVSTVTGRAVADLALLGMVPPRHRWLALLNPLPSARRLAAAWRVGRLRSSLPHLATSLQADVDRQLSEAPPPAELTPAGLTAALRWSRSALVALHAQEALAGALLTDDRPGATAAAAALAALHHGRTEGLTDAQIVAARPEVLALVPPSLTEPLRLPARGVAGTGPGTGTLTAREALRMRVRWVQEFQAALVREVASHSVDVALIALLRWPELVSVAEGGPLPADLAQRQPPAEGTPLPDAFRLTDDGAVVARRDPARQGGEGGQGVSGGRVEGVVWDGTGEPPEDAVLIVRNLDPTLAPLLPRLTGLIAQTGSPLSHLAVLARELRLAVVTGASGAVDRYPPGTRVLLDGATGEVSVREHAEQGALS; via the coding sequence ATGCACGGAGAAGACATCGAAGTCAGAGACGACGGTCCGCGCACCATCACCGCGGGCGTCACCCTCCCACTCACCGACCCGCGCGCACAACGCGCGGCACTCACCGGAGGCAAGGCCGCATCCCTGGCCAAAGCCGCCGGGGCCAAGCTCCCCGTCCTGCCGGGCTTCGTCGTGCTGCCCCCGGGGACCAGCCACCGGGGCCAGGATCTCCGGGAAGCCTGGCGGCAGTTGAGCGACGACGGTAACACGCCGCTGATCGTGCGCTCGTCGTCGGCCGCCGAGGACACCGAGGAGTCCTCCATGGCGGGCCAGTTCACCTCGGTTCTCGACGTGCGCGGCTGGGACGCCTTCCGCGGCGCGCTGCACACCGTGCGGGCCTCGTCCGAGGAGCCGATGGCCGTCCTCGTCCAGCCGATGGCGCGCTCCCGCGTCGGCGGCGTGCTCTTCGGCGCCGACCCGGTGGCCGGGCGCACCGACCGGCTGCTGATCAGCGTCGTGCCCGGCGGCCCGGACAGCCTGGTCAGCGGTGAGCAGCCGGGCACCGAGTTCCGCCTCACCCGGCACGGAAGACTCCTGCGCACCGAGCCGGGCGACCCGGCCGATCGCCTGCTCCACCCGGCCGAGTTGCATCGGCTGGCCGCGCTCGCCCGCAAGACCCGCCAGGTCTTCGGCCGCCCGCAGGACATGGAGTTCGGCTTCGACGAACAGACCGACGAGCTCTGGCTGTTCCAGTCCCGGCCGATCACCGCCATGGCCCCGCGCCCGGCCCGCCGCGCGCGGCTGCTCGGCCCCGGCCCGGTCGCCGAGACCCTGCCGGGCCTGCTGCGCCCGCTGGAGGAGGACCTGTGGGTGGTGCCCATGGCGCACGGCCTGGCGACCGCCCTCGACCTCGGCGGCACCGCCGCCCGGCACACGCTGCGCACCGTCCCGGTCGTCAGTACGGTCACCGGGCGGGCCGTCGCCGACCTCGCGCTGCTCGGCATGGTGCCGCCCCGGCACCGCTGGCTGGCCCTGCTCAACCCGCTCCCGTCCGCGCGCCGGCTGGCCGCCGCCTGGCGCGTGGGCCGGCTGCGCTCCTCGCTCCCGCACCTGGCGACCTCCCTGCAGGCCGACGTGGACCGGCAGTTGTCCGAGGCGCCGCCCCCGGCCGAGCTGACTCCGGCCGGGCTGACCGCCGCGCTGCGCTGGAGCCGGAGCGCGCTGGTCGCGCTGCACGCCCAGGAGGCGCTGGCCGGCGCGTTGCTCACGGACGACCGGCCCGGCGCCACGGCCGCCGCGGCGGCGCTCGCCGCGCTGCACCACGGCCGCACCGAGGGGCTCACCGACGCGCAGATCGTGGCCGCGCGGCCGGAGGTGCTGGCCCTGGTGCCACCCAGCCTCACCGAGCCGCTCCGGCTCCCGGCGCGCGGCGTGGCGGGCACGGGTCCCGGCACCGGCACGCTCACCGCGCGCGAGGCGCTCCGCATGCGCGTCCGGTGGGTGCAGGAGTTCCAGGCGGCGCTCGTCCGCGAAGTCGCCTCGCACAGCGTCGACGTGGCCCTGATCGCGCTGCTGCGCTGGCCCGAGCTGGTCTCCGTCGCCGAGGGCGGCCCGCTGCCGGCCGACCTGGCGCAGCGGCAGCCGCCGGCCGAGGGGACGCCGCTGCCGGACGCCTTCCGGCTGACGGACGACGGCGCGGTCGTCGCCCGCCGCGACCCCGCCCGGCAGGGCGGCGAGGGCGGCCAGGGCGTCTCCGGCGGGCGCGTCGAAGGCGTCGTCTGGGACGGCACCGGCGAGCCGCCCGAGGACGCGGTGCTGATCGTGCGGAACCTGGACCCGACCCTGGCCCCGCTGCTGCCCCGGCTCACCGGGCTGATCGCGCAGACCGGCAGCCCGCTGTCCCACCTGGCGGTGCTGGCCCGGGAGTTGAGGCTCGCGGTGGTGACCGGCGCGTCCGGCGCGGTGGACCGCTACCCGCCGGGCACCCGGGTCCTGCTGGACGGCGCGACCGGCGAGGTGAGCGTCCGGGAGCACGCGGAGCAGGGGGCCCTGTCATGA